Proteins from a genomic interval of Uloborus diversus isolate 005 chromosome 4, Udiv.v.3.1, whole genome shotgun sequence:
- the LOC129219769 gene encoding adult-specific rigid cuticular protein 11.9-like translates to MRTGINASTSMKLFLVPLLFATGALAANMGMSLHGNAYNFGYATGDAGGHSRAESGSGGTVQGSYSYVDPNGDLRTVQYTAGPGGYHASGDTGVDRRTAAAAAALNAMAPKAPAAPAAAPAPWYNPMPYGGVNVVANPVLGVSNYVAKW, encoded by the exons ATGCGAACTGGAATCAACGCATCTACAAGCATGAAACTC TTCTTGGTACCTCTTCTTTTCGCAACTGGCGCTCTGGCTGCCAACATGGGCATGAGTCTGCACGGAAACGCCTATAACTTTGGCTACGCCACTGGCGACGCAGGAGGCCACAGCAGGGCCGAATCCGGCAGTGGTGGCACAGTCCAGGGCAGCTACAGCTACGTGGACCCCAACGGGGATCTCCGTACTGTACAGTACACAGCCGGACCCGGAGGATACCACGCTAGTGGTGATACAGGAGTAGACAGGAGAACTGCTGCTGCTGCAGCTGCACTAAACGCCATGGCTCCCAAGGCACCAGCAGCTCCGGCAGCTGCACCAGCACCATGGTACAATCCGATGCCGTATGGGGGCGTCAATGTCGTTGCCAACCCAGTGCTTGGAGTTTCAAATTATGTTGCCAAGTGGTAA